The sequence AATGGTAATAACTgacatatttcaaaatgttcccagggactatttttcttccacatctatgaaacccagcccaggAATTGGGTCCAGAAGTGTCAGTCAAATGGCTCACCTAtgtatattgttaaactttcagaTGATTTACGCAAGTATCAGAAAACTCCGGTGCCAACTGCTGTAAACTCAAATGCCGATTCAGAAGAGGATAGTAGGACGCAGATTATATTACAACTTTCTCAGCAAATTACCGaacaaaatgacaaaattCATAAACTAGAAAATCAGTTATCCGATGTTAAAAATGTGTCGAGCCGTCCGAATAGTTCTAAAGTTGACGGCGATAAATCAGCCGAGAGTTCAGCCGAACTGAAATCGATAGCTGGCGAAATGCAAGCGTcgaaagaaacgactgtaaaaCACAGACCGAAATCGTCGGCCGGTAATCGGAAATCATCGGGAATGAGCCGAGATTCGGGACTGGCGAGTCGTGAGAATTCTAGTTACGTTCGACCGGTCTCCGGACGCGTATTCTCGGCGAGTAGTAACATTTCAGTAATAACGGGATCGGATATTTCGTTATCGACGCCGCCGGATACCGACAGAATCGGCTCGTCGAAAACGAacgcgtcgtcgtcgtccaCCATCGGTTCCGCGAATAACGGCGACGTCAGCGATTTAGAGTTTGACGGAGCCGAATTGCTGGAAGATTTCATCGTTCCGAATGAAGCTTCgttaaaactgttaaaagaaaTGGATAAACGAGTGATAACTCCCGTGCAAATAAACAGTCCTAGAATTAAGGTTAAATAGATTCAGAGTTTATTTGTCTCCTTTCCTTTCTTTGTCCTGCTGTGATAATTGGTGCAATTTCGACCCCACTAACTGCTGTGATCAATATCGACCGTCCTTAAAAATTTATGTCAAATAAACTTAAGACATATGCAAATCAATATTCgctgttttttatttcatcattgtcATCATTATCAGATCTTTTGGTTACGAGCCATTCCGCCTAGCCCATTCTTGAGGATGTCCTTAGGTGCTGCTCAATAAGAATTGTGACAATTGGTGTAGTGTATTTGTTTTACTAAGGCgttttaaaaattttattgttattcCTGTATTGTGAATTCTTCATTGGTATGTGTCCCGATTTGTACACTTAAGgataaataaagattaattgaatttaattgaataaacGAGAAATGGGTGGCTCCAAAGAATTCTGAGTTAGATATTTTAAGAAATATCCATTATCAGGCAGCATTTCTAATTTGGACCATTTATCGATATTTTGAactactctctcctcttttTACAAGGCAAGTTTtagattatcatcatttttatgaaaGTACGGCCTGttttaataatattcatatctatATTCTTTTTCCAGTTTGGTCTCTCTGTTGTGGTCCTTTCCGTTTCGCCAAAAAAGCATAGAGCCGAGGATGGAAAGTTGagcaaatattgaaaaaaattgtgctagaatttaatttatttgaaGCAGTTCACTTAAAAACATTGGTAATGGATGATTCAAAAGACAGCGTATCGAATCTGGAATTGCCAGCGCAAGAAGGGATTAATTCTGAACCAACGCCTACGGGCGACAGTTCCGCACTTTCTACCACAACGTGTATAAACTCGCAGGAGGATAGTAACGCCTTAACTTCGACAACGACCGAACTGTGTAAAAATGATTTGGTCGAAAAGGTTACAAGTTTAGAAGCCGAATTAGAATCGAGTCGCAAAAATTTAAACCGCATGCAAAGACTTTACGAACGATCGATGAAATATAATGAGGATCTTCGCGAACAAGTGAAACATTTGAGTAGTGAACTTCATGATATTAGAACAGGTAATGACAGCCTCTATAGATAGGCCTAGCATTAGTCTATCCCTCAAATGCTGAGTCCAGATTATTGGTTCAAAGTTTCTTggcagtggatattttgctgaCTCCGTAATTCTAGTTAACAGTTTTATGCCGATTACGCATTCTTGGTagttagaaaattcaaggaaataGGCCTAGTTAAAGAGATTAGGGCAGTGAATTCAGGAATCACCAGCATTTTACTAGGTCTAGTGCTATGTCTGCCTACTAGTAGCACTAGGCCTGACCCTAATCCTAGCCCTAAAACTAAGCCTTATCCTTCTTACCAACACCCTTACCCTCTGTGCTCTCTAAGACCCTTATCCTAAGTAGgctattctgaaaatgaataattgataaattttccaAGGTAGTAAGCTCTAGTAAGCACCCAAAGCACCTCTTGGATCTGTGTATGTAGATCTGTCTctgcaaaatatccacttcaaTGTTTCATTTTCCTAATGTGGGTAAGAACCTTCAATGCTTTGTATATCAAAACGCTATCTTGTTTTATAGGTAACAATAAATCGGACGCCTCCGTACAAGTAGACATCGATCTTCTTTCATCAACTCAGGCTGAACATGCGGCAGCAAAAGTTGATTACGGTATTACCAGTTCGCAGAATCTTCCAGATTTAGAAAATGACGCTACAATAAAAACCGCGGAATGTAATGCTCTCGACGACCTGCAGCAGAGCCATACTGATAAGTCTATTCTGACAGATACCACGGCTGGAACTACCACTGAACAAGTAAGTATCGTCTCTAATCGACTTCACACAGGAATTTCAGGTATTCTCTAGATCATGTCTTATGCACTATCATTACATGGCATCTCAAGTTCACCATTACTTGTTCAATGATACActataatttattttacaatcaTGAGCTTCAGTTCAGGGGCATAAGTTTTTTTAACGCAGACCGTTACAATGATATGTTTATAACGTTGATACTTAGTATGCGTTATCTAATAAGGGGTTCTGTGCGTtgcatcatcaatattggtgtttcaaaataacaattaattacaattgtgaattttggtgtTATTTTgtcaaatcaaatatatttcaggattcaaaaataattttatttttgataaattttgataattcaattttgagagcttgttaatcataattcatcattataacaTATATCCAATGAACACGTTTCTAGTTACTGGTAATGTTTTGCAAAGAAGTAACTGTTTTGATGAATGTTCCAGGTTGAATCGATGTCTATCGCTGATAGTTTAAAAGCCGCTGCGGAAGAAGCTGTCCAACTGTCTGGTTTTGTTTACGATTCACAGTCAAGCATGTACTATGACTACAACTCCGGTTATTACTACGATGCTGTATGTAACGTTTTTTGCCGATTTACAACTAATTTCTCAATATGACAGTAGACTGAGGCTCAAGTTTGTCAGAACCAATAAACTTGGATAACCATTTTGATTTGGatccagaaaatctgttcgttgcAAACCAATACTTCTCGTTGTATTCAGTATGAAATTGCACTTCTAAATTTGTAATACTGATAAATCATTATATCAAAGTTTGTCGTAAAAAAGTTCCACCCTAACATCTAATATCACTTTAACTCTTTTattgcatctacaccgcagtgcggtgtataaatggGTGattgactttgctagtacaccgcatcatagtgtattgatgttattagtgattaacttttatattcattgaaagatggcagcacctgataaaacattatgaaatatcagtaatcaacaataCACCGCGCCGTGGTGTAGACATACTTAGCGGTATGCCCgacaacacactagggtggaattttcaaattatctggGGCTGCACTTTTGGGCATTTATTAGTCTGCACTGAAAGAGTGAAGTCTTTTCgtttttccaaaattgatcagagtctactgtaattctatttaaaaaataaCTGAATGGCAACGATCgcatttttcatttcgttGACCACCCAAAATTTTGTCTTTATTGAGACAGATAATGTAACatcataatgaaaataaatttcaacagATGATGATGAGCGTGTGACTTAGCGTtgcattttatgaatgattctTTTTAGGAACGTGGTCTTTATTACGATTCGAGTAACGGCACGTATATCTTCTACGACGAGCAAACGCGCAGTTATAAAGTGCATTCACAAGTCGACGTCAAACTGTTGAGCGCTTATTACGAGAGCGTGAATCTTtcgcaacaacaacaacaacaatggcGCAACAACCGAAGCAAATCTGCCAGGAGTAAAAGTCCAACGAATAATCCTCTCGTGAAAACGTACAGAccaaatagaaatgaagtgAGTTTAAAAGTAAAGCACAATACGACCTGCTCAATCCGGATTATTTGAAACTCTTTACCCGGATGAAGCGGATTACTCTGCTTCAGACCACAATGTATTCTGAGAAAACTCAAGCGGACTaaaacagggtggccactttccagTACCTGGAAATCGGGGAAAAGTAAGggaatttcttttaaaaagtcGGGGATAATTCAAGGCAATATGTTGAGATAGTTAGATCGCACGTATAATCAAATAGTTTCCATCTTGTTTTGAATGTATTTGACTGTTTATGGTGTAGCCAAAAGAAGCAAATTACATATCAGAGAATAAATCACATAAAAGTGGCCACTCTGtaagaaaaatatccaaaTCCAATCAAAATCTGAATTTAACAGATCTATATTGGTAGGTCTTCTTAACTCTGTATATGTGATGTaaattgcattagatattaATTTTTTGTCGCAAAATGTCTGAAATTTTTAGACTGTTCTTGATTTACAGGTTGACGAGGTTGGTGGTTTGTCGACTGAGCTATCCAGACTTACAATTAATAGACCACGCAATTATGCCGCAGGTATCTCAACTTGAAACCGACGAACGTTGACGTCGCTACAGgtcttgtttttgttttgtttcagCGTGGCGCGACAGGAAGTGCCGACGTCGGTCGATCGAGCAGTCGGTTAAACCGATCGAAACGTTTCGATATATCGGACGATCGTCGCGACGATAGGAAACGATATAAATCTTCACGGAAACGGAGACGTCGGCACCACAGTCGTAGCgaggacgacgacgatgatagTGACGACGGTcgtaaaaagaagaaaaagaagaagaaaCATAAAAAAGAGCGTAGAAGTCGATCGAGTCGACATCGCGATGAATCTGTGGACGCGAAGCGCGATAGAAACGATTTAGTCGAACGAATCATCAGAGACGACCACCAAAAACGCAAGAGAAAGGATAAAATCCATAACGTTACCGAAGAAGAAGCGATTGTCGACAAAATCGAGGATTTAGAAGAAGGTGAATTATCGGATAACGATACTGCCGCCGCCGACAGCAATAAGAAGGGCGTCGCTCGTCGCGAAGATGAGAAAGGAGATCATCCGACTGCGATGGATGTCGACGATGACGATTTACAGGGAAATGAAAAGGATGAGAAGGATGACGGGCATGATAGCGATAGTAGTATGTCtagtagcagtagcagcagtgATTGGCTATCATCTTCTTACTCGGAATCGGAAAACGGGGATACCGGCGGACGCAGTGCACAGATAGACTGTGCGTTAGACGAGGGTAGGAATTTTCTGAAGCTCGGTTTGTATGTTTACAGTAGATAGGAGTCTAATATGTTCCTCTTAAATACCTCATCAAACGGCTTTCAAATTTATAAACTAAAGCGTTATTACTTTATCGTTAATCTGGTCACTTGTTTATTTCAAGTGAAAGCTTTCACTTCTAATATGCAGTAGCTTCATCATTCATTGACCTGATGAATGATGCTACTATTTGGTAACGAAAGCTCATACAACCTATTAAAGCACTATCTATCTCGTTTTACTTCTTCTTTACCTCTTCACCAGGTTAACGCAGTTTCTCCACAAATCGTTCAAATTGATATATAGGAATTGATGATCATGTATATAACCCacgggccagttgcatagtcccAGTCATGACTTGGACTGAAGACCAATCTAGGACCACCTTAGTTCTATAtttaatctaacaacttgagaccaacATTAACattaagaccacttttcgaCTTAAGtttcgactatggaaccggcccctgatctTTAGTGTGATCGATGATTTATCCAGATTAAGCAGATATTTGGATAGAAATCATAATTGACACGCTGCAGTCTGAATTAGACTGAAATCTGAATGTTCACTAACAGCTAACTAACAGCATTAAACATGAGTAACCCTTTCGGGTTTCGCGCGATTCATTAAATTGTGATCTATTAAAACTtggatttaattgaaaatatctgattgAAAAATACACGGTGGCCTAtttagattattttcaaaatcgaattttattttgtaaatgctGTAGTTGAAACTAGATTGAACTGACTCACAGCAAATACTTGTATTAAGACTAatgaattttatcaaaaaagtATGTGAGAATACATGTGTGTTTTATGTAACGTTTGATGGTATTTTCTCGTTAAAGAATACGCAACGAATGCTTGGAAGCCGTGCATTCGTCTTATGGTCCGCGAGTCCGAATATCTACAAATGGGAAGTTTACATCTAGTCACGTGCACCGGAGGAACGATTGGCCGAGAAGCCGATCAAAACCATATCATCGTAATACCTGATCCGCTCGTTAGCAAGGTACCACTGCATTCATCAACTCTTTCGGAAAATGTTCATTCGATTAGCCAGTATTTTAGAACAAGATAAAATGGACCCTTGTTACAAAGAATTTGTTCTGAgttaaatatgaaaatgaactaactttaactcagtgtaactctaactcacaactgtggaactgggcccagagaATCGGTTCCTTATAACCGATGATTTGTTTTATCCAGTTTGTCCTACCGGTAATTGGGGAGGAAATCTAGGTTTGTAATGACCAGAAAATTGTTTTATccaaggttccactgtatttagTTTGTTGTGGATGATTTTCTTGATCATTGGAAATGTTAAGTCTCATAGATCGAAATCACATTTTACTGGGGCCCTACGACTCCCTGATTCCTACAATAGGTATTGTTTTGTGTATTTACAGGCGCATGCCGAGTTGCTGTTCGATGAGGATTTAAACGTTTACACAATTACTGATTTTGCGAGTCAGAATGGAATATATATCAACGATACGCGTATTGGATGCGTAAGTCTTCATTCATCGTTGTATGATAGAAACCACAGACTGTCCACTTagctggaaatcagggaattatcttttgattaaaaaagtcagggaattttgtagaaaaaaaaatgctaAAAATCTGTCAGGAAAATTTAAGATTGCTAGATCCcgtataaaatcaaacagtttccgtctatgtcttacatatttgactgttacggtaattgattgaattctcAGCAGATCAAGTCAAGGAAAACAACATGCATTTCAGGCAATAGTCTGGGAAAAAGCAAGTCGAATCAATTGCTTCCTGATATATTCTACGCgtatttgattcatttcagttgaagACGAAAAGTAACCCTCATCCGTTGTCACACGGAGATGTTTTGAAACTGGGCAGTACTCAATTCGACGTTCATATTCATCCCGGAACTGAAACATGCGCCGACTGCGAGCCGGGACAAGTCATGGCGAAACTCAAAGACATGAAAggtatgtgtgtgtgtttaATAGGAggattgattatttcattttgattagtTTTCTTTCATAAGGgaaactttatatttcagaCTCAAATGAGGAGCGTGCAGCCAATTTGAATCGAGAAGTTTTACGTCGAAAACAACTGAAAcagattaaaaagaaattcggTTTAGAGGTTCGTATTGTATTCTcacattaaccctttcagtgctgactaattaataccctatagtgttggagataatttgaaaattttaagaaattccaccctagtgtgttgaataacgggaataccactgtagcgcatctacaccgcggcgcagtgtatcgttagttactagtatttcactatgtttgacaggtgctgccatttttcaagagagataattactaattacatcaatacaccgtagtgcggtgtactagcaaaatctatcactgatttatacaccgcattgcggtgtagacgcactgaaagggttaaagattCGTTTATATATTCTAATTAGTGCGATGTGATCCATTATCTCGATACATGTCTCGTTTATAGAATATGGCGTATGTCGATAATCCGAACGCAATTAATACGAAAGATTACAACGATAAAGCAGCGGAACGACGGAATACGGTCGGTAGCGATAACCCTTATCAGAAATCAGAAGCTCCTGCCTCGGTTCATAAGTAAGTTATTATACTGTGTACCTCAactaaaatatgataatttgTCCCCCGCTTTAGGTTTGGTCAGCGGCAAAGAAATTCGAAAATgtgaattttaacttagatAATGCTGTCCATTGTACACGGTTCCCACTGAACAGgcagggaaattgggaaaaacttgggaattttgaaatgataattcccagtttggaaatatttgggaatttgaaaaaaaatttcctcaaatcagtgaaatatttgggaaaatttcatttcacatgttgcatttgccaagggAAACTCTCTTCAGAGATttctcttgaaaatcacctttacCAACCAGTCACCATTTAAGACGTGTTGACTTTTGCATGATTATATccgttcatttccatttgggaaaattgaaaaatcgccCATGAAAAACTTGGGAAAAACCTTGGAATTTTCAATTCACGTAACAATGATTGTATAATAAACTCAACTCGATTTGAATGTCAATTAacttattattgatttcttgtgTCTTCACTTTCAGAGCCATCTCTCAAACTAATAAGGGTCATAAGATGTTACAGAAGTTAGGTTGGAAGGAAGGAGAAAGTTTGGGCAAATCTCAAACCGGCATTAGTGAACCGGTAAGTGTTTTGCATTTGGATTAATGACAATATTGACTTAACCAAGACTTGAGCGTGATTTTCAGCGTTATCTGTGTTTACTTTATAGacaatttgtttttggttaatattttcGATGCGCAACAAATTTCGTTATTGAATGTATCGATGCAAATATCCATTTcgttaaaatcagtttgattttttgtcGGCGATTTTTTCCAGGTTCAAGTAAATATGCGAGTAAACCAACAAGCGGGCCTCGGCTCTTCGCACAGTCAGGCCATTTCGCTGGACAACGTCGGTTCGGGCCAATCGACGAGGAAAATGCAACAATGGTCGAAGGCGCGAGAACGTTTCGATCGGATTAATTCAGAACAAACGACTTCGGATCCGACGACGAACGATGATAACTGGATCAGCGGTGGAACTGTTCAAGATGACATTACAACGAAATAATCTTTGAACTTTTTAAGAGCTGATATATtgtat is a genomic window of Tubulanus polymorphus chromosome 5, tnTubPoly1.2, whole genome shotgun sequence containing:
- the LOC141906465 gene encoding uncharacterized protein LOC141906465, which translates into the protein MGSGASSRVKDISIARSESLEDSNSGSKTKRDRCCQCGLVSDAELIQSDQRLTITWVDQAEAKIKSLEWRLAEAESQKLDLTDQIQALEEHVNSLCSKTLETQSGLECSETVKLKDAHIKKLEKETKAVHDEIHNLRVRYKKKLRAANTKLITARQETSLRIFELKGEIEKLTDEKSGLQDDLRKYQKTPVPTAVNSNADSEEDSRTQIILQLSQQITEQNDKIHKLENQLSDVKNVSSRPNSSKVDGDKSAESSAELKSIAGEMQASKETTVKHRPKSSAGNRKSSGMSRDSGLASRENSSYVRPVSGRVFSASSNISVITGSDISLSTPPDTDRIGSSKTNASSSSTIGSANNGDVSDLEFDGAELLEDFIVPNEASLKLLKEMDKRVITPVQINSPRIKVK
- the LOC141906031 gene encoding angiogenic factor with G patch and FHA domains 1-like; translated protein: MDDSKDSVSNLELPAQEGINSEPTPTGDSSALSTTTCINSQEDSNALTSTTTELCKNDLVEKVTSLEAELESSRKNLNRMQRLYERSMKYNEDLREQVKHLSSELHDIRTGNNKSDASVQVDIDLLSSTQAEHAAAKVDYGITSSQNLPDLENDATIKTAECNALDDLQQSHTDKSILTDTTAGTTTEQVESMSIADSLKAAAEEAVQLSGFVYDSQSSMYYDYNSGYYYDAERGLYYDSSNGTYIFYDEQTRSYKVHSQVDVKLLSAYYESVNLSQQQQQQWRNNRSKSARSKSPTNNPLVKTYRPNRNEVDEVGGLSTELSRLTINRPRNYAAEYATNAWKPCIRLMVRESEYLQMGSLHLVTCTGGTIGREADQNHIIVIPDPLVSKAHAELLFDEDLNVYTITDFASQNGIYINDTRIGCLKTKSNPHPLSHGDVLKLGSTQFDVHIHPGTETCADCEPGQVMAKLKDMKDSNEERAANLNREVLRRKQLKQIKKKFGLENMAYVDNPNAINTKDYNDKAAERRNTVGSDNPYQKSEAPASVHKAISQTNKGHKMLQKLGWKEGESLGKSQTGISEPVQVNMRVNQQAGLGSSHSQAISLDNVGSGQSTRKMQQWSKARERFDRINSEQTTSDPTTNDDNWISGGTVQDDITTK